A portion of the Aquicoccus sp. G2-2 genome contains these proteins:
- a CDS encoding glyoxylate/hydroxypyruvate reductase A, protein MPINILFAARPDRWDYYRKALTCALDETGLSYSLSMDIPPDEVDYIVYASNSPVQDFTPFTRAKAVLNLWAGVEKIVTNPTLKIPLTRMVGGGLAEGMVDWVTGHTFRHHLGMDTDILNPSHRWEYHIPPIAAERPVTILGMGELGSACGTALARHGFPVTGWARRPKSLPGITCHHGDSGLTDALKGAQIVVLLLPGTPATENVINAQTLALLAPGAFIINPGRGTLIDDDALIAALDSGQLSHATLDVFRVEPLPQDHPFWAHPKITVTPHIASETRPGPAARVIAENVLRGERGEPFLHVVDRSAGY, encoded by the coding sequence ATGCCCATCAACATCCTCTTCGCCGCCCGTCCGGACCGCTGGGATTACTATCGCAAAGCCCTCACCTGCGCCCTTGATGAAACCGGCCTAAGCTATTCTCTTTCCATGGATATTCCGCCTGACGAGGTCGATTACATTGTCTATGCCTCAAATTCTCCGGTGCAGGATTTCACCCCCTTCACCCGCGCCAAAGCAGTGCTCAACCTCTGGGCCGGGGTCGAGAAGATCGTCACCAATCCGACCCTGAAAATCCCGCTCACCCGCATGGTTGGCGGCGGGCTGGCCGAAGGCATGGTGGATTGGGTCACCGGTCACACGTTCCGGCATCACCTCGGCATGGATACCGACATCCTAAACCCTTCACATCGTTGGGAATATCACATCCCGCCGATCGCCGCAGAGCGCCCCGTCACCATTCTCGGCATGGGCGAGCTGGGCAGCGCCTGCGGCACCGCGCTGGCCCGGCATGGTTTCCCCGTTACCGGCTGGGCGCGCCGCCCGAAAAGCCTGCCGGGCATCACCTGTCACCACGGCGACTCTGGCCTGACCGATGCGCTAAAAGGAGCACAGATCGTGGTTCTTCTGCTGCCCGGCACACCCGCCACCGAGAACGTGATCAACGCACAAACGCTGGCCCTGCTTGCCCCCGGCGCCTTCATCATCAACCCCGGTCGTGGCACCCTGATTGATGACGACGCCCTGATTGCAGCACTTGACTCTGGTCAGCTAAGCCACGCCACGCTCGACGTTTTTCGCGTTGAACCACTGCCGCAGGATCATCCGTTCTGGGCGCATCCCAAAATCACTGTCACGCCACATATTGCGTCCGAAACCCGCCCCGGGCCTGCCGCACGCGTGATCGCTGAAAACGTCCTGCGCGGGGAGCGCGGAGAGCCATTTTTGCATGTCGTCGATCGCAGCGCCGGTTATTGA
- the rodA gene encoding rod shape-determining protein RodA produces MSYLEHTVKYVPTGLRKVLYINWAVVLLLCAVAAFGFLMLYSVAGGSYQPWAEPQIKRFALGIVLMLGIGMVPTWFWRNIALLVYLGTFALLLLVEIMGDVGMGAQRWIDFGVIRLQPSELMKIALVMLLAAYYDWLPMNKVSHPVWVALPAAIILIPTALVLKQPDLGTAILLLLGGGAVMFIAGVHWAYFASVIGAGIGVIVAVFQSRGTAWQLLNDYQYRRIDIFLNPSADPLGDGYHITQSKIALGSGGWTGRGFMQGTQSRLNFLPEKHTDFIFTTLAEEFGFIGAITLLVLYALIIIFCIHSALTNTNRFASLLTLGIAATFFLFFAVNMSMVMGLLPVVGVPLPLVSYGGSAMLVLMVAFGLVQSAHVHKPR; encoded by the coding sequence ATGAGCTATCTCGAACATACCGTAAAATATGTTCCCACCGGCCTGCGCAAGGTGCTCTATATCAACTGGGCCGTGGTGCTTTTGCTCTGCGCCGTCGCGGCGTTCGGCTTCTTGATGCTCTATTCCGTTGCCGGTGGCTCCTACCAACCATGGGCAGAACCACAGATAAAACGCTTTGCCCTTGGCATCGTTTTGATGCTGGGTATCGGCATGGTGCCGACCTGGTTTTGGCGCAATATCGCCCTGCTGGTCTATCTCGGCACATTCGCGCTCTTGCTGCTGGTTGAAATCATGGGCGATGTCGGCATGGGTGCTCAGCGCTGGATTGATTTCGGCGTGATCCGCCTGCAACCATCCGAATTGATGAAAATCGCCCTCGTCATGCTGCTTGCCGCTTATTACGACTGGCTGCCGATGAACAAGGTTTCGCATCCCGTCTGGGTCGCGCTCCCTGCCGCGATCATCCTCATTCCCACTGCGCTGGTGCTTAAACAACCCGACCTCGGCACCGCGATCCTGCTGCTTCTGGGTGGCGGGGCGGTGATGTTCATCGCCGGCGTCCACTGGGCCTATTTCGCCTCCGTCATCGGCGCGGGCATCGGCGTCATAGTCGCGGTGTTCCAATCGCGCGGCACCGCTTGGCAATTGCTCAATGATTACCAATATCGTCGGATCGACATCTTTCTAAACCCCTCCGCCGACCCGCTGGGCGACGGCTATCACATCACCCAGTCGAAAATCGCCCTCGGCTCCGGCGGTTGGACCGGACGCGGCTTCATGCAGGGCACGCAATCGCGGCTCAACTTCCTGCCCGAAAAGCACACCGATTTCATCTTCACCACCCTGGCCGAGGAATTCGGCTTCATCGGCGCAATCACCCTGCTCGTCCTCTATGCGCTCATCATCATCTTTTGCATCCACTCGGCACTGACAAACACCAACCGTTTCGCCTCCCTGCTGACGCTCGGCATCGCCGCGACCTTCTTCTTGTTCTTCGCCGTCAACATGTCGATGGTCATGGGGCTTTTGCCGGTGGTCGGCGTGCCCCTGCCACTGGTCAGCTATGGCGGCTCGGCCATGCTGGTGCTGATGGTCGCCTTCGGGCTGGTGCAATCGGCGCATGTCCACAAACCACGCTGA
- a CDS encoding acyltransferase family protein: MTDSTTISPSGFTGAHPVAASAGRVAALDVARFVMALLVIGAHGRLFEDVSYPLYFATYVGGWARLIMPIFLMISGFFFAVQVKRGIWRWARHVLALHLIWSTVYIGVWMPWGTFSPEKAAFWYFFGAGHLWFMPALLGGGLMLYRLRGGQRGPC; the protein is encoded by the coding sequence ATGACGGATTCGACCACGATATCACCATCTGGGTTCACCGGGGCGCACCCGGTGGCGGCGAGCGCCGGGCGGGTTGCGGCGCTGGATGTGGCGCGTTTTGTCATGGCGCTTCTGGTGATTGGTGCGCATGGGCGGCTGTTTGAGGATGTCAGCTACCCGCTTTATTTCGCGACGTATGTCGGGGGATGGGCGCGGTTGATCATGCCGATCTTCCTGATGATTTCAGGGTTTTTCTTTGCCGTGCAGGTCAAGCGCGGGATTTGGCGCTGGGCGCGCCACGTGTTGGCGCTGCACTTGATCTGGAGCACAGTTTACATCGGTGTCTGGATGCCGTGGGGGACGTTTTCACCGGAAAAGGCGGCGTTCTGGTATTTCTTCGGGGCCGGGCATCTTTGGTTCATGCCGGCGCTTCTGGGCGGCGGGTTGATGCTTTACCGGCTTAGGGGTGGTCAACGCGGGCCTTGTTGA
- a CDS encoding PLP-dependent aminotransferase family protein, with amino-acid sequence MAFSYTAHLSKAAAAQAAPFAGLPPFHFVGGNIDEPTVPAKALADAVAKVLRTEAHAMGKYGMNSGPQGYLPLREEITRILARRCAMQVDPSEILVTSGSLQAMDLVNKALLDAGDVVLLEDANYSGAIAKLRALKVEPYPIALDQHGMRLDALEAALARLTKEGRKPKFIYTIPTIQNPTGSIMPKARRLEMLALSEKYDVPIFEDDCYSDLVFSGTRPPAIHALDTQGRVIYCATFSKTIAPALRVGYLVAPWPLMGHILPLKTDAGSGALEQMVLAEFLPAHFAAHVSALLPMLEEKADALCTALDEHFGAAADYTRPVGGIYLWVTLPAEVDTGRLNQAALKHGVEINPGSGWSVNGDQNTHRMRLCFGHPSLETIRDGVAKLADICFDEFGLPRRSGNTERG; translated from the coding sequence ATGGCATTCTCCTATACCGCCCATCTTTCCAAAGCCGCCGCCGCACAGGCGGCACCGTTTGCCGGTTTGCCGCCGTTTCATTTCGTTGGTGGCAATATCGACGAACCGACCGTCCCGGCCAAAGCCCTTGCCGACGCGGTGGCCAAGGTGCTGCGCACCGAGGCACACGCGATGGGCAAATACGGCATGAATTCCGGCCCGCAAGGCTATCTGCCACTGCGTGAAGAGATTACCCGCATCCTTGCCCGTCGCTGCGCCATGCAGGTTGACCCAAGTGAAATCCTTGTCACCTCCGGGTCGTTGCAAGCCATGGATCTGGTCAACAAGGCACTGCTTGACGCGGGCGATGTGGTGCTTTTGGAAGACGCCAACTATTCCGGCGCCATTGCCAAGCTGCGCGCGCTCAAGGTTGAGCCTTACCCGATTGCGCTTGATCAGCACGGAATGCGCCTGGACGCGCTGGAAGCGGCGCTTGCCCGCCTCACCAAGGAAGGCCGTAAACCCAAATTCATCTATACCATTCCCACCATACAGAACCCTACCGGCTCGATCATGCCCAAGGCACGCCGCCTTGAAATGCTGGCCCTGTCCGAAAAATATGACGTGCCTATCTTTGAGGATGATTGCTACTCCGATCTGGTGTTTTCGGGCACCCGTCCGCCCGCCATTCACGCGCTCGACACCCAAGGGCGGGTGATCTATTGCGCCACCTTCTCCAAGACCATCGCGCCCGCGTTACGGGTAGGTTATCTGGTGGCCCCATGGCCGTTGATGGGCCATATCCTGCCGCTCAAGACTGATGCCGGGTCGGGCGCGCTCGAACAGATGGTGCTGGCCGAATTTCTGCCCGCGCATTTCGCTGCACATGTCAGCGCCCTGTTGCCGATGCTCGAAGAAAAGGCCGATGCGCTTTGCACGGCCCTTGATGAACATTTCGGCGCGGCGGCGGATTACACCCGCCCGGTTGGCGGTATTTACCTCTGGGTCACGCTGCCCGCCGAGGTTGATACCGGCCGGCTAAACCAAGCCGCGCTCAAACACGGGGTCGAGATCAACCCCGGCTCCGGCTGGAGCGTCAACGGCGACCAGAATACCCACCGGATGCGGCTTTGCTTCGGCCATCCCTCGCTTGAAACAATCCGCGACGGCGTCGCCAAACTGGCCGACATTTGTTTCGACGAATTCGGCCTGCCCCGGCGCAGCGGCAATACCGAACGCGGCTGA
- a CDS encoding Chromate resistance protein ChrB, translating to MSWLLLTYKVPPEPAAKRVSLWRKLKGMGAIYLQNGVCLLPRTDDHIRRLKMLENDIAEAKGDAVILETAPLDLAQEAKVLSRFKAERDDAYEEFIDKCDDFERDVAKEVTANHFTYAELEENDVDLKKLQGWLAKIQKLDFYGADRADEAKKRLKGCASVLDAYARQVFDAHDENK from the coding sequence ATGTCGTGGCTTCTTCTGACTTACAAGGTGCCGCCGGAACCGGCGGCCAAGCGGGTTTCGCTCTGGCGCAAGCTCAAGGGCATGGGGGCGATCTATCTGCAAAACGGGGTCTGCTTGCTGCCCCGGACAGACGATCATATCCGCCGCCTCAAGATGCTGGAAAACGATATTGCCGAAGCAAAGGGCGACGCGGTGATTCTCGAAACCGCCCCGCTCGACCTGGCGCAAGAGGCCAAGGTGCTCAGCCGGTTCAAGGCCGAACGTGACGACGCTTACGAGGAATTCATCGACAAATGCGATGATTTTGAACGCGACGTGGCCAAGGAAGTCACCGCCAACCACTTCACCTATGCCGAGCTTGAAGAAAACGATGTTGATCTGAAAAAACTGCAAGGCTGGTTGGCCAAGATTCAAAAGCTCGATTTCTACGGCGCCGACCGCGCCGATGAAGCGAAAAAGCGGCTAAAGGGCTGTGCATCGGTGCTCGATGCCTATGCCAGACAGGTGTTCGATGCCCATGACGAGAACAAGTAA
- a CDS encoding 2-isopropylmalate synthase, which translates to MMKKPTSLHAKSLLAAALCALAFSPALAQDGQVLTKQYDDGGVYEGTFKNGLQDGKGTYRLPNGYEYSGQWVEGEIRGHGTARFPNGSVYEGEFAKGKPDGTGKIVFSDGGTYEGDWKDGKITGQGIAHYANDVRYEGSFRNAMHDGKGKMTSPNGYVYEGDWVNGVKDGTGKITYPDGAVYEGAIAKGKRTGEGTLTMPDGLIYKGLWKDDQINGTGTLTQPNGDVYEGALVSGQRNGKGKVTYANGDIYEGDFKDDKREGHGVFQGADGYRYDGSWVAGQIDGNGTVTYPDGSIYVGQFRNGLADGDGKITYPDGSTYEGAWAKGVIEGQGKAVYANGVTYEGGFKNAKNAGQGVMTYADGYRYEGDWKDGQRDGKGTATYPDGTTYTGDFKNGQRDGKGTLTMADGFRYEGNWKAGEITGQGTATYANGDTYEGNFVKGKRQGNGTMIYADGAQESGTWENGALKQE; encoded by the coding sequence ATGATGAAAAAGCCCACATCCCTGCACGCAAAATCGCTGCTGGCCGCCGCGCTTTGCGCTCTCGCCTTCTCTCCCGCGCTGGCACAGGACGGTCAGGTGCTGACCAAGCAATATGACGATGGCGGCGTTTACGAAGGCACGTTCAAAAACGGCTTGCAAGACGGCAAGGGCACCTACCGGCTGCCCAACGGCTATGAATACAGCGGTCAATGGGTTGAAGGCGAAATTCGCGGCCACGGCACCGCGCGGTTCCCGAATGGTTCGGTTTATGAGGGCGAGTTTGCCAAGGGCAAGCCCGATGGCACCGGCAAGATCGTGTTTTCCGATGGCGGCACCTATGAGGGGGACTGGAAAGACGGCAAGATTACCGGCCAAGGCATCGCCCACTACGCCAATGACGTGCGCTATGAGGGCAGTTTTCGAAACGCCATGCACGATGGCAAGGGCAAGATGACGTCGCCCAATGGCTATGTGTACGAGGGTGACTGGGTGAACGGCGTGAAAGACGGGACAGGCAAGATCACCTACCCCGACGGGGCCGTCTATGAAGGCGCCATTGCCAAGGGCAAGCGCACCGGCGAGGGCACGCTCACCATGCCTGACGGGCTGATTTATAAAGGGCTTTGGAAAGACGATCAGATCAACGGCACCGGCACGCTGACACAGCCCAATGGCGATGTTTATGAGGGCGCGCTCGTCTCCGGGCAGCGCAACGGCAAGGGCAAGGTCACCTATGCCAATGGCGATATTTATGAGGGCGACTTCAAGGACGATAAACGCGAAGGCCACGGCGTGTTCCAAGGCGCTGACGGCTATCGCTACGATGGCAGCTGGGTCGCCGGTCAGATTGATGGCAACGGCACCGTAACCTATCCCGATGGGTCAATCTATGTCGGCCAGTTCCGCAATGGTCTGGCCGATGGCGACGGTAAAATTACTTACCCTGACGGCTCCACCTATGAAGGGGCTTGGGCCAAGGGCGTGATCGAAGGGCAAGGCAAGGCAGTCTATGCCAACGGCGTCACCTATGAAGGCGGCTTCAAGAATGCCAAGAACGCAGGCCAAGGTGTGATGACCTATGCCGATGGTTACCGCTATGAAGGCGATTGGAAGGATGGTCAGCGCGATGGCAAGGGCACCGCGACCTATCCAGATGGCACTACCTATACCGGCGATTTCAAGAACGGCCAGCGTGACGGCAAAGGCACGCTCACCATGGCCGATGGCTTCCGCTACGAAGGCAACTGGAAAGCCGGGGAAATCACCGGGCAAGGCACCGCCACCTATGCCAATGGCGATACCTATGAAGGCAACTTCGTCAAAGGCAAGCGGCAAGGCAACGGCACGATGATCTATGCCGATGGCGCGCAGGAAAGCGGCACTTGGGAAAACGGCGCGCTGAAGCAGGAATAA
- a CDS encoding rod shape-determining protein, which translates to MSIFDKMPGLFASDMAIDLGTANTLVYVKGKGVILSEPSVVAYHVKDGVKKVLAVGEDAKLMLGRTPGSIEAIRPMREGVIADFDTAEEMIKHFIRKVHKRSTFYKPKVIVCVPHGATPVEKRAIRSSVLAAGARRAGLISEPIAAAIGAGMPITDPTGNMVVDIGGGTTEVAVLSLGDIVYARSVRVGGDRMDEAIISYLRRQQNLLVGEQTAERIKTSIGTARMPDDGRGQSMQIRGRDLLTGVPKETEISQAQVAEALSETVQQICEAVMTALETTPPDLSADIVDRGVMLTGGGALLGELDLALREQTGLAVSIADESLNCVALGTGKALEFEKQLKHAIDYDS; encoded by the coding sequence ATGTCGATCTTCGATAAAATGCCCGGCTTGTTTGCGTCCGATATGGCGATCGACCTTGGCACCGCAAATACACTGGTTTACGTCAAGGGAAAGGGCGTAATCCTCTCGGAACCCTCGGTTGTCGCCTATCACGTCAAGGATGGCGTGAAGAAGGTGCTCGCGGTCGGCGAGGATGCCAAGCTCATGCTCGGCCGCACCCCCGGCAGCATAGAGGCGATCCGCCCGATGCGCGAAGGCGTGATTGCCGATTTCGACACTGCCGAAGAAATGATCAAGCACTTCATCCGCAAGGTTCACAAGCGCTCGACCTTCTACAAACCAAAAGTCATCGTCTGTGTGCCGCATGGCGCCACGCCGGTTGAAAAGCGCGCTATCCGGTCTTCGGTGCTGGCCGCAGGCGCACGCCGTGCCGGTCTTATCTCTGAACCGATTGCAGCGGCCATCGGTGCCGGAATGCCGATCACCGATCCCACCGGCAACATGGTCGTCGATATCGGCGGCGGCACCACCGAAGTTGCCGTGCTTAGCCTTGGCGATATTGTCTATGCCCGCTCTGTGCGCGTCGGCGGCGACCGGATGGACGAAGCTATCATCTCTTATCTGCGCCGTCAGCAAAACCTGCTGGTAGGTGAACAAACGGCGGAGCGGATCAAGACCTCCATCGGCACGGCGCGTATGCCCGATGATGGCCGTGGCCAGTCGATGCAAATCCGCGGCCGCGACCTTTTGACCGGCGTGCCCAAGGAAACCGAGATCAGCCAGGCCCAGGTTGCCGAGGCCCTGTCCGAGACGGTTCAACAAATCTGCGAAGCGGTGATGACCGCGCTGGAAACAACGCCGCCAGACCTTTCCGCCGATATCGTTGATCGCGGCGTGATGCTGACCGGCGGCGGCGCGCTTCTGGGCGAGCTTGACCTCGCGCTGCGCGAACAAACCGGCCTTGCCGTTTCAATCGCAGACGAAAGCCTGAACTGTGTTGCGCTTGGCACCGGCAAGGCGCTGGAATTTGAGAAACAACTAAAACACGCGATTGATTACGACAGTTGA
- a CDS encoding 2-isopropylmalate synthase: protein MTDKTSQDRVLIFDTTLRDGEQSPGATMTHDEKLEIAEMLDDMGVDIIEAGFPIASEGDFRAVRDIAKRSKEAVICGLARASIKDIDRAWEAVKHANHPRIHTFIGTSPLHRQIPNLTMDEMAERIHDTVTHARNLCDNVQWSPMDATRTEWDYLKRVVEIAIKAGADTINIPDTVGYTAPEESADLIRRLIADVPGADEVIFATHCHNDLGMATANALAAVAGGARQIECTINGLGERAGNTALEEVVMALKTRHDILPWNTRVDTTKIMAISRRVATVSGFAVQFNKAIVGKNAFAHESGIHQDGMLKNPENFEIMRPEDVGLSESNLVMGKHSGRAALRDKLHQLGYDLADNQLKDVFVRFKDLADRKKEVYDDDLIALMRVTEDAENDHLVLKSLSVSCGTGGPAEATIIMDVDGTEKTATTQGDGPVDASFRAVRAVHPSKSHLQLYQVHAVTEGTDAQATVSVRLEEGGNIATGQSADTDTVVASTKAYVHALNRLMVRRGKLGEDMKEISYKDVG, encoded by the coding sequence ATGACCGATAAGACCTCACAAGACCGCGTCTTGATTTTTGACACGACTCTGCGCGACGGCGAACAATCTCCCGGCGCCACCATGACCCATGACGAGAAGCTGGAGATTGCCGAAATGCTCGACGATATGGGCGTCGACATCATCGAAGCAGGCTTCCCGATCGCCTCCGAAGGCGATTTCCGCGCGGTGCGCGACATCGCCAAACGCTCCAAGGAGGCGGTGATCTGCGGGCTGGCGCGCGCCAGCATCAAGGATATCGACCGTGCATGGGAGGCCGTGAAACACGCCAATCATCCGCGCATTCACACCTTCATCGGCACCTCACCGCTGCACCGTCAGATTCCCAATCTGACGATGGACGAAATGGCCGAGCGGATTCATGACACCGTGACCCATGCGCGCAATCTTTGCGACAACGTGCAATGGTCGCCGATGGACGCCACCCGCACCGAATGGGATTACCTCAAACGCGTGGTTGAAATTGCCATCAAGGCCGGGGCCGATACGATCAACATCCCCGACACCGTGGGCTATACCGCGCCCGAGGAAAGCGCCGATCTCATTCGCCGCCTAATTGCCGATGTGCCCGGCGCCGATGAGGTGATCTTCGCCACCCATTGCCATAATGATCTCGGCATGGCCACCGCCAACGCGCTGGCCGCCGTGGCCGGTGGTGCGCGCCAGATCGAATGCACGATCAACGGCTTGGGTGAACGCGCCGGGAATACCGCGCTGGAAGAGGTCGTTATGGCGCTCAAGACCCGACATGACATTCTGCCGTGGAACACCCGCGTCGATACGACCAAGATCATGGCCATCTCGCGCCGTGTGGCCACCGTGTCGGGCTTTGCGGTGCAGTTCAACAAGGCCATCGTCGGCAAGAACGCCTTTGCCCACGAATCCGGCATCCATCAGGACGGGATGCTCAAGAACCCCGAGAATTTCGAGATCATGCGCCCCGAGGATGTCGGCCTCTCGGAATCCAATCTGGTGATGGGCAAACATTCCGGCCGCGCCGCCCTGCGCGACAAGCTGCACCAGTTGGGCTATGATCTGGCCGATAATCAGCTCAAAGACGTATTCGTGCGGTTCAAGGATCTCGCCGACCGCAAGAAAGAGGTCTATGACGACGACCTGATCGCGCTGATGCGGGTGACCGAGGATGCCGAAAACGATCATCTGGTGCTGAAATCGCTGTCGGTCAGTTGCGGCACTGGCGGCCCGGCAGAAGCCACCATCATCATGGATGTGGACGGCACAGAGAAAACTGCCACGACGCAGGGTGATGGCCCGGTTGACGCCAGCTTCCGCGCGGTGCGCGCGGTGCATCCGTCAAAATCGCATCTTCAGCTTTATCAGGTCCACGCCGTGACCGAAGGCACCGATGCACAGGCCACCGTTTCGGTCCGGCTTGAGGAGGGCGGCAACATCGCCACCGGCCAATCCGCCGATACCGATACAGTTGTCGCCTCGACCAAGGCCTATGTCCACGCGCTCAACCGCCTGATGGTGCGGCGCGGCAAATTGGGCGAGGATATGAAGGAAATCAGCTACAAGGACGTCGGCTGA
- the mreC gene encoding rod shape-determining protein MreC, whose protein sequence is MPRDRSTADTYTTPLKRLLAVLLVISLVGLFLLWRIDSPRVERFRAHVVDRVLPNFEWAMAPVTGTINLVRDFQSYRRLHDQNQELKRELQQMKKWKEAAVQLGQENARLLDLNKVRLDPRLTFITGVVMADSGSPFRQSVVLNVGARDGILNGWAAMDGLGLVGRISGVGERTSRVLLLTDAASRIPVTIQPSGQPAILAGDNTLAPALDFIENPDLVRPGDRVISSGDGGVFPPGLLVGQVATDPGGRSRVRLSADYERLEFLRVLRHHGHKTINDPGAMVLPPNAPDHPAETAQTQGDSNG, encoded by the coding sequence ATGCCGCGTGACCGTTCCACAGCCGATACCTACACCACCCCGCTCAAGCGGCTGTTGGCGGTGTTGCTGGTCATCTCACTTGTAGGGCTGTTCCTGCTCTGGCGAATCGACAGCCCTCGCGTGGAACGCTTCCGCGCCCATGTTGTTGACCGCGTCTTGCCCAATTTCGAATGGGCCATGGCCCCGGTGACCGGCACCATCAACCTGGTCCGCGATTTTCAAAGCTATCGCCGCCTGCACGATCAGAATCAGGAACTGAAGCGCGAGCTTCAGCAGATGAAGAAGTGGAAGGAAGCCGCCGTTCAGCTTGGTCAGGAAAACGCCCGGTTGCTCGATCTCAACAAGGTCCGGCTTGACCCGCGCCTTACCTTTATCACCGGCGTAGTGATGGCCGACAGCGGCTCTCCCTTCCGGCAATCGGTGGTGCTTAACGTGGGCGCGCGCGATGGCATTCTCAACGGCTGGGCGGCGATGGACGGGCTTGGCCTTGTCGGGCGCATTTCCGGTGTCGGCGAAAGGACATCGCGCGTGCTTTTGCTTACCGATGCGGCGTCACGCATTCCCGTCACCATTCAACCCTCCGGCCAACCGGCCATTCTGGCCGGTGACAACACCCTCGCCCCGGCGCTCGATTTCATCGAGAACCCCGATCTCGTCCGCCCCGGCGACCGGGTGATCAGCTCGGGCGATGGCGGCGTGTTCCCGCCGGGGCTTCTGGTCGGGCAGGTCGCCACCGATCCGGGCGGGCGCTCTCGGGTCCGGCTGTCGGCGGATTACGAACGGCTAGAATTCCTGCGCGTGCTGCGCCACCACGGCCACAAAACGATCAACGATCCCGGCGCAATGGTGCTACCGCCAAACGCCCCCGATCACCCTGCCGAGACGGCACAGACCCAAGGTGACAGCAATGGATGA